The DNA segment GATCGGACATTCACTGGACGCCGAAATCCTGATCTATTCGGAAGAACACAAAGCCCTGCTTGAACGCAATCTGGACTGCCTCAGAGAAATCCTGATCGTATCTCAAGTTTCGCTCAGGACAGAACCAGGGACTGAAGAAAAGGCGATCTGGGACGAGGGCAGGAAAAATCAGTTTCTGGTGAGAAAAGCTCCAGGCGACAAGTGCCCACGCTGCTGGCAGTATAAACAGCTGAACGGAAAAGAGATCTGCCCCAGATGCCTCGGTGAACTTGGTGCATGAAACGGGTGCTGCTGTATATTCTGCTCGGACTGGTCGTAATTATCGGTTTAGTCTCAGTCTGGCCTTTTTTTGTACTCAGGAGATCAGTCAGGATAGTTCGCCGGGGATTTATATCTTATCTTCCTGCCCTCCTGCTTTTTGCAGGGGACTGGTACACTAAGCGGATCGCCACTGACCAGCTCTGCGGGCTTCTCCCGAAGCCATTGCTGGGCAGCCTGCTCGGACTGGAATATACCAAGAATTTCGGCGCCGCATTCGGGATTTTCCAGCGCCAGCAATGGCTGTTCATCGCCGTGGCGCTGAGCGCCATCATCATCCTCTTCATCCTCAGTTGCGACTGCAGTCATAAACCTGCCTACCTGAAGTTAGCCTATGGCTGTTTACTTGGAGGAGCGCTTGGAAATCTGGCTGATCGCCTGTCATGGGGCTATGTGATTGATTTTATCCATCTCAGGGGATTTCCGATCTTCAACCTGGCAGATCTGTCCATTGACATTGGACTTGTGCTCATTTTCTGGTATATCCTGAGAGAGAAAAAAGAGGTGAAGTTTGCATCAGATCCTGTTTAAACTGGGACCGATCACCCTGTATTCCTATGGCCTGATGATTGCCCTGGCATTTCTGGCCGGGATCTATCTCAGTAGGCGCATCTTCGTGCGCATGAACAAGACTGTGGACCTGGTTTACGATCTGGCACTGGTGATCATTGTCAGTTCGATCCTGGGAGCCAGGATTTTCTATGTATTGAACAGCGGGAGCTATTTTCTGGACAATC comes from the Candidatus Wallbacteria bacterium genome and includes:
- the lspA gene encoding signal peptidase II; this translates as MKRVLLYILLGLVVIIGLVSVWPFFVLRRSVRIVRRGFISYLPALLLFAGDWYTKRIATDQLCGLLPKPLLGSLLGLEYTKNFGAAFGIFQRQQWLFIAVALSAIIILFILSCDCSHKPAYLKLAYGCLLGGALGNLADRLSWGYVIDFIHLRGFPIFNLADLSIDIGLVLIFWYILREKKEVKFASDPV